Within the Desulforhopalus sp. genome, the region CTTCAGGAAATAGAGGAAGTCGTCCCAGCCATGTTCTGTATGCATATTTGCATTCCTTGTTTGCATTTTTAGCCAATTGATTTGCAAATACTCCATCACCATTGTGCAAGTCAAGAGGGATCGACACGGTGTTGATCCACAATTTGAATAAATGAGGAATCACCATGGCTCAACCCAGCCTTTTCATATCCCACGGAGCACCCGACATAGCGGTCAAGACGGATCATCCCAGTTACCGTTTCCTGTGTGAGGCGTCCGGCATGTTTCCCCGGCCCGATGCCATCGTCATTCTGTCGGCGCACTGGACCACCGATCACGTCATGGTTTCAAGCACTGCATCGTACAAAACCATTTACGATTTCGGTGGCTTCGACCCCCGCCTGTATGCCATGCAGTATTCACCCAAGGGCAATCCAGACCTTTCCCGCATCGTGCTGCAGCTGGTCAGAGGGACCGACGGCAAGGCGGAACTGGTCGAGCACGCATCTCTCGACCACGGGGCGTGGATTCCGCTCCTCCTCATGTACCCTGAGGCGTATATTCCCGTCGTGCAGGTTTCCATCCAGCCAAACCTTTCACCGGCATACCATTACGCCCTGGGTGAGGCGCTGCAGGAGCTTCGTCAGCAGAATGTCCTGATCATCGGCTCGGGGGCAATGACCCATAATCTCAGTGAAATGATGTTTTCAGGCGATGGCCTTTCGTCGCCGCAATGGGTTGCCGATTTCGCCGACTGGATGCGGGACCGTATTGAGGCTGGCGATCGCGAGGCCCTGCTCAGTTACCGGGAGCAGGCTCCGCACGCCCGGAGAAATCATCCAACAGAAGAACACATTCTCCCACTGTTTCTGGCTATGGGTGCTGGCGGCGGAATTCCCGGAAAACAGATCCACACCGCGACAAGCTATGGCACAGTCAGGATGGATGCCTATGCTTTCGGAATGTAACGATTCAATAATACAGGAAATTATCGCTCGACAACGAGCGAAATGAGATGCAACAACTACAACCAATGGTGAATGATATGTTAACCAGATTTCTTGATACACGCGATGAACTTTCCAGCACAATCCTGCGCATCACCCTCGGATTGGTCATTTTG harbors:
- a CDS encoding dioxygenase — translated: MAQPSLFISHGAPDIAVKTDHPSYRFLCEASGMFPRPDAIVILSAHWTTDHVMVSSTASYKTIYDFGGFDPRLYAMQYSPKGNPDLSRIVLQLVRGTDGKAELVEHASLDHGAWIPLLLMYPEAYIPVVQVSIQPNLSPAYHYALGEALQELRQQNVLIIGSGAMTHNLSEMMFSGDGLSSPQWVADFADWMRDRIEAGDREALLSYREQAPHARRNHPTEEHILPLFLAMGAGGGIPGKQIHTATSYGTVRMDAYAFGM